ATTGCAATGGTAAGCAGTAGTTGACATGAGAAAAGAATTAAATATCATAAGGGGACATCTCGCTTTGAAATTAAGGGGACATTTTACCTTTGGAATAACAGCGCATTGTTTACTTGACATTTAAGTATCGTTGAATATAATTGCCCAATGAATTTTACTGGGACCTCATTGAACAGTGTTCGACAACACCTCAATGAAATTGCCCGAACCGTAATTCACAATATTGGCGCCCGAGAGATTGGTTTCTTCCTTTACGATGCTAAATCAAAGATTTTCAAATTGGTGGAGCATGTTGGGAAGGATAACCAATTAAAAAAATTAAAATGCCTGAGATTGGGATATGAGATTCCTAAATCCCTGCTGCAAAAAAAGAAACCTACTTGGATATCTGAGCAGAATAAAAAAATTTTCGCTGACTCCCACAAGGCAATTTTGTTGATCCCGCTCGATACACTCAAAAGTTACTGGGGCTTTTTAATCATTACCTTTTCCCAGAGCAATTTGATTGTCAAAAAGATGTCCGAAGTGCTGGACCAGTTGCGGATATTAAGATGGACCATAAAACATTACCTGATTCTCAAAGAGCTGAGTGAGGAAGTTTCCGGTTTAAAAATGGTGGATGAGATAAATAAGATTGTGGCGACGGAATTAAATCCAGAACGGCTTTATCAAAAAATGTATGAACAGGTAAAGCGAATCGTGCGGGTGAAGAACTTACGGATTGATCTGTATGAACCCGAGAAGCATGCACTCAACACGGTCTTTTTTGTCCATGAAGGGGAAAAAATTATAAGCCATCCTCAGATTAATCTCCATAAATCAAAGATACTTGCTGAATTATTCAAGCGTGACCATATTATGCTGACCTCGGAGTATAAAATGTTGATCAAAAAATTTGACTTGAGCAAGATCACTCCGGCAATGCAGGTAGCTTCATTTATCGCCTTGCCCCTTAAGGTGCGGGATAATTTTCTGGGGATTGTTCTGTGCTGGGATAATCGCCAGAAAAATATTTTTACGAACCGGGTGGTGCGGTTTCTAAAATTGATGACGGCACAATCTGCAATCGCCATTTACAACGCCCGACTTTTTGAACAATTAAACCGCGCCATCAATGATTTAACATTGCTTTATCAAATTGAATATCACATCAGCAGTATCTTGAGCAAAGAAGACCTTTTAAATACCGCGGTGCGTTTAATTGATTCCGCACTCGGTAATCTCATAACCACCATCTTACTTCCGGATGAAAAAAATGAAAGATTGGTGATTAAAGCGATTTCTCCTACCGTCAAATTAAAACCTGGCTTTGAGAGTGTACCCTTTTACCGGGGGATAGTGGGAGAGGCGATGCGAACAAAGAAAATGGTCTATGCCCCGGATGTGGAAAAGGATGGGAGGTATGTGGCGGCGATCGAAGGAATAAAGTCCGAAGTCGCTATCCCGCTTATATCCGGAGCTAAATTTCTCGGCGTCATTGATTTTCAGAGCAAAGTGCGGGATCGCTTTGACTTGATGACCTTGGATTTACTCGATGATATTGCACATCGGATTGCGGTCTTTCTGGAAAATGCGATTCTGTATGAGCAGGTTGAACGGAGTTATTCTGAGACCATCAGGGCTTTGGTGCTAGCAATGGAGGTTAAGGATTCTTATACCCGGGGTCATTCCGAAAGGGTGACTGAATTGGCGATGAAGCTCGCTGAACATATGGAGCTTACCGATGGGCGGAAGAAATTGCTATACTGGGCAGGACTTTTACACGATATTGGTAAGATTGGAATCAGTGAGGCGATTTTAAATAAACCAGGAAAGTTGGATGAGTTTGAATTTTCAGAAATTAAACGCCATCCCGTTGAGGGTGCACGGATGTTGGAGCAGATAGAGGGATTAAAAGAAGTTGTCCCGATAATCAAACACCATCACGAGAATTATGATGGCACTGGCTATCCGGAAGGGCTAAAAGGGGAAGAGATTCCACTGGAGGCTAGGATGCTGGCTGTGTGTGATGTCTATGATGCAATGACGACGATTCGCTCTTATCGAAAACCATTTTCACCGGAGGGGGCTCTTTCGGCAATAGAGACCTACAGTGGTACACGGTTGGATCCGCGGATCGTAAAAGAATTTTTACAGATGATGCGGAAGAATAAAAAGGGAGGCGAATGACGAGAAGAAATTTTTTGAAAAAATGCCTCGCGGTCCTGGGTAGCATTCTATCTTTTCGTGGTGCCAGCCGATTCCTCTGGGCTGGAAAATGGGAACATTCACATAGAAGTTTCTGGATAGGTGACAAATTTATCCAAAAGACGGTAGATATGTCAGGATATAGCAGAGGCAAGATCCGAGCCCGAATTGATGGTCGATGGCAAACTTATGATCTGGTCGAGGCCGATGAGGGTTTTATAGAATGGAATTTGAAGAAACGCCTTGAGTTTCTTGAGAAAATAAAGACCGGTGTGATGCCCGAACTTGGTGGCCCACATTCCGGAGTTGTAGCAACCTATGGATTACCACGTTTTGATTCTAAATTTTCCCTCAATAATGCTGTGAAGGGAATAGGTCTGGCACCAAAAGATGAAAAGATTGATGAGGCGATTGAACTTTTAGAAAAAACCTTTGAGAATAAGATGCCTGAAAAGATGGATATTTTAAAATCGTTATATGAACAGCCGGACTTTTTTGACTGGCGTAAGCAGACTTCGCTTGAGTTGTATACCACCCGGGATTTTGAAACACATACTTTTCTAAATATCATGGAAAACCCGGTAGCGACGCTTGTGTTTATGGATATCCCGACTTATGAAATAAGAACCATCGCGCGCATCGTCCACCCCGAGGATGATACAGCTTTACCCATGGAGAAGAAACTGGTTCACTTTGTGAATCTCGCCCATGAGTATATGCACGGGAGGTTTTCTAGGAAATTTCCCGTGTTATTATTTTATATCATTGAAATATTCGACAATACACCGGGAACCAAAAGAGGCATCCGGGTCGTTCCACCAAGACCCTCAGATTAAGGGAAAGACTTTTATTTTTTCGTAAATAGGACCAGAAGGTGTAAGGGTGGATTTAAAAAGAATAAATTCACTTACTTCAAATCTCTCGGTAGTCAATGGCTGATTGATGATGTCTGCCACCGGACAGGGTGCTTTAATTCTTCCGATTGTAAGATGGGGGTGGAATTTTTTTTCTTCTTTTTTGATACCTAATTTGGTAAGATCATTATCAATGATTGTGGCAAGATTGTTTAGTTCTTCCGCGCCTTCAGCAACCCCTATCCATAAAACCCGTGGATTTCTTATTCCTGGAAAGCAACCCAGATCCTTAAGACTGAGAAAAAATTTTTTTGTTTTGCTACTCACTCCAACAAGAAGGGAGACAAGGTCATCAAGCTTTTCCGGTTTTATTTCGCCGAGGAATTTCAAAGTGATATGGAGATTCTCAAATTCTACCCACTTTATCGGGAGATTTTTATTCTTCTGTCCTTGGATGAAATGCCAGACTACTTGACGCGCCTTTTCGGGTATCTCAATTGCAATGAAGGTCCTCATTTTTTCTTTTAAGGTTCTGGATCAATAACTTTAATGCCTGGAAACAGGCTTGTTTCCGTATTTGGGCACGATTTCCCTTGAAAAAAAATTTTTTCACAATCGTCTTATTGGGGAGGGCAAGGCCGATATATACCAGTCCTACCGGTTTTGTTTTCGTGCCTCCACCCGGACCGGCGATGCCGGTGATCGCCAGACAGAGATCTGACCCGGTCTTTGCTTTTGTCCCTTCTGCCATTTCACGGGCAGTCTGGCGGCTTACCGCGCCGAAATCTTGGAGCGTTTTTTTCCTAACCTGTGCCAATTTGATTTTTAATTCATTGGAATAGGCAATCACCCCACCCTTAAAATAATTGGAACTTCCAGGGATGCTGGTGATCATGCTACCCAGCATTCCGCCAGTACAGGATTCACAGACACTGAGGGTTAACCTCTTGCTTAATAATATTGCACCAGTCTGTTGTGCTAAATTCGCCATCAGGTAATGAATTGCACAAGATTTTGGGCGAATTTTTTGAAGAAATCGACATCCGGAAAGATGCTGGAAAAGATCCTTACCGCCAAGTTTATTGCTTCTTCAGGTTCCAGGCAGTATTCCATCTTCAAAA
The nucleotide sequence above comes from candidate division WOR-3 bacterium. Encoded proteins:
- a CDS encoding CinA family protein produces the protein MANLAQQTGAILLSKRLTLSVCESCTGGMLGSMITSIPGSSNYFKGGVIAYSNELKIKLAQVRKKTLQDFGAVSRQTAREMAEGTKAKTGSDLCLAITGIAGPGGGTKTKPVGLVYIGLALPNKTIVKKFFFKGNRAQIRKQACFQALKLLIQNLKRKNEDLHCN
- a CDS encoding HD domain-containing phosphohydrolase; translated protein: MNFTGTSLNSVRQHLNEIARTVIHNIGAREIGFFLYDAKSKIFKLVEHVGKDNQLKKLKCLRLGYEIPKSLLQKKKPTWISEQNKKIFADSHKAILLIPLDTLKSYWGFLIITFSQSNLIVKKMSEVLDQLRILRWTIKHYLILKELSEEVSGLKMVDEINKIVATELNPERLYQKMYEQVKRIVRVKNLRIDLYEPEKHALNTVFFVHEGEKIISHPQINLHKSKILAELFKRDHIMLTSEYKMLIKKFDLSKITPAMQVASFIALPLKVRDNFLGIVLCWDNRQKNIFTNRVVRFLKLMTAQSAIAIYNARLFEQLNRAINDLTLLYQIEYHISSILSKEDLLNTAVRLIDSALGNLITTILLPDEKNERLVIKAISPTVKLKPGFESVPFYRGIVGEAMRTKKMVYAPDVEKDGRYVAAIEGIKSEVAIPLISGAKFLGVIDFQSKVRDRFDLMTLDLLDDIAHRIAVFLENAILYEQVERSYSETIRALVLAMEVKDSYTRGHSERVTELAMKLAEHMELTDGRKKLLYWAGLLHDIGKIGISEAILNKPGKLDEFEFSEIKRHPVEGARMLEQIEGLKEVVPIIKHHHENYDGTGYPEGLKGEEIPLEARMLAVCDVYDAMTTIRSYRKPFSPEGALSAIETYSGTRLDPRIVKEFLQMMRKNKKGGE
- the thpR gene encoding RNA 2',3'-cyclic phosphodiesterase; this encodes MRTFIAIEIPEKARQVVWHFIQGQKNKNLPIKWVEFENLHITLKFLGEIKPEKLDDLVSLLVGVSSKTKKFFLSLKDLGCFPGIRNPRVLWIGVAEGAEELNNLATIIDNDLTKLGIKKEEKKFHPHLTIGRIKAPCPVADIINQPLTTERFEVSEFILFKSTLTPSGPIYEKIKVFPLI